A window of Caloranaerobacter sp. TR13 contains these coding sequences:
- a CDS encoding outer membrane lipoprotein-sorting protein yields the protein MRRIVLLLLSIVLFLTACSEMTDEEIFYQIQKKYNRMESYSCVAKIIINGGKEPKKYKAKQIFKRPNKYIIQIIEPEESKGITTIYNGEQAWIYHPQIEQSILIRDYKDSPNENMFVGYFLKNLNTTEMANLESEKIDNNDYLIITTMIPGNNKYRMYQKLWVDKKTYLPYKLYILDKDKNITTEIYYSDFLYNFDIKDEKFEVYALKN from the coding sequence ATGAGGCGTATTGTTTTATTGCTACTATCAATTGTTTTGTTTTTAACTGCTTGTAGTGAAATGACAGATGAAGAAATCTTTTATCAAATACAAAAGAAGTATAACAGAATGGAAAGTTATAGTTGTGTTGCTAAAATAATAATTAATGGAGGTAAAGAACCAAAAAAATATAAGGCAAAACAAATTTTTAAGAGACCAAATAAGTACATAATACAAATAATAGAACCTGAAGAAAGCAAAGGAATAACAACAATATACAATGGAGAACAGGCTTGGATTTATCATCCTCAAATAGAGCAATCTATACTGATAAGAGACTATAAAGATTCCCCGAATGAAAATATGTTTGTAGGCTACTTTTTAAAAAATCTTAACACAACAGAAATGGCTAATCTTGAATCAGAAAAGATAGATAATAATGATTATTTAATAATTACAACTATGATTCCAGGTAATAATAAATACAGAATGTATCAAAAACTATGGGTAGATAAAAAGACTTACTTACCATATAAATTATACATACTGGACAAAGATAAAAATATTACGACTGAGATTTATTATTCAGATTTTTTATATAACTTTGATATAAAAGATGAAAAATTTGAAGTTTATGCTTTGAAAAATTGA
- the alr gene encoding alanine racemase, with the protein MSSLTNIRPVWAEINLDNLAHNIREVKRVVKEGTLITAVVKADAYGHGAIKVAETFLNNGADRLAVATLSEAMELRNSGFEVPILILGYTPEYQFEKVIDYDITQTIYTYEHAIAFSKAAEKLGKTGIIHIKIDTGMSRLGFQVKDNTIKQISEICKLPHIQVEGIFTHFAVADGKDKTFTREQFNKFQKLIEELEDIGIKIPIKHVSNSAAIIDLPEYNLDMVRAGIMLYGLYPSDDVNKSNVQLKPAMTLKAKISNLKTVPKGTGISYGLTYVTENESKIGTLPIGYADGFTRILTGKAEVVVKDKKVKVIGRICMDQCMIDLTEVDDVNIGDEVVLFGDGINSLHIDEVARKLGTINYEIICMVSRRVPRVYLKNGEIVEVIDYLL; encoded by the coding sequence ATGTCATCCTTAACTAACATAAGACCAGTATGGGCTGAGATTAACTTAGATAACTTAGCACATAATATAAGGGAAGTAAAAAGAGTAGTTAAAGAGGGGACTTTAATAACTGCAGTAGTTAAAGCAGATGCTTATGGACACGGAGCTATTAAAGTGGCAGAAACTTTTCTTAATAATGGTGCTGATAGATTAGCTGTAGCTACATTATCAGAAGCTATGGAGTTGAGAAATTCTGGATTTGAAGTTCCTATACTTATATTAGGCTATACTCCTGAATATCAATTTGAAAAAGTTATTGATTATGATATAACTCAGACAATTTATACTTATGAACACGCAATAGCATTTTCCAAAGCAGCTGAAAAATTAGGTAAAACCGGTATAATTCATATTAAAATTGACACTGGCATGAGTAGATTAGGTTTTCAGGTTAAGGATAATACAATAAAACAGATTAGTGAAATCTGTAAACTTCCGCATATCCAAGTAGAAGGCATTTTTACACATTTTGCAGTTGCTGATGGAAAAGATAAAACATTTACAAGAGAACAGTTTAATAAGTTCCAGAAATTGATTGAAGAATTAGAGGATATTGGGATAAAAATACCTATTAAACATGTATCAAATAGTGCAGCAATAATAGATTTACCAGAGTATAATCTTGATATGGTTAGAGCAGGAATTATGTTATATGGGCTTTATCCATCGGATGATGTTAATAAATCAAATGTTCAACTGAAACCTGCTATGACTTTAAAAGCAAAAATATCAAATTTAAAAACAGTACCTAAGGGAACAGGTATTAGTTATGGGCTTACTTATGTTACAGAAAATGAATCTAAGATAGGAACATTGCCAATAGGATATGCTGATGGGTTTACTAGAATTCTTACAGGAAAAGCAGAAGTTGTGGTGAAAGATAAAAAAGTTAAAGTTATTGGTAGAATATGTATGGACCAATGTATGATAGACTTAACTGAAGTGGATGATGTAAATATAGGAGATGAAGTAGTACTATTTGGTGACGGTATAAATTCTCTGCACATTGATGAAGTAGCTAGAAAACTTGGTACAATAAACTATGAGATAATATGTATGGTAAGTAGAAGAGTTCCTAGAGTTTATTTAAAAAATGGGGAAATAGTAGAAGTAATTGATTATTTGTTATAG
- a CDS encoding CopG family ribbon-helix-helix protein has product MAETKRIMISLPNSLLEEIDGIISIEKKNRSEFIREAMRLYIRERKKMEIREKLKSGYMEMSHINLNLAEVGFEEDVRELFNYEAKLTGSE; this is encoded by the coding sequence ATGGCCGAAACAAAAAGAATTATGATAAGTTTACCTAATAGCTTGTTAGAGGAAATTGATGGTATTATTTCAATAGAGAAAAAAAATAGAAGTGAGTTTATAAGGGAGGCCATGAGACTTTACATTAGAGAAAGGAAAAAAATGGAGATAAGAGAAAAACTTAAATCAGGGTACATGGAAATGAGTCATATTAACTTAAATTTAGCTGAAGTTGGCTTTGAAGAAGATGTTAGAGAGTTGTTTAATTATGAGGCTAAATTGACAGGAAGTGAATAG
- a CDS encoding type II toxin-antitoxin system PemK/MazF family toxin, with amino-acid sequence MIVKRGDIYYADLSPVIGSEQGGVRPVLVIQNDIGNKYSPTVIVAAITSQINKAKLPTHIEISATDFGLPKDSVVLLEQIRTIDKKRLREKVGFFDEDMMERVNECLKISLGLIDF; translated from the coding sequence ATGATTGTAAAGAGAGGAGATATATATTATGCTGACCTTAGCCCTGTTATCGGTTCAGAGCAGGGAGGGGTAAGGCCTGTTTTGGTTATTCAAAATGATATAGGCAATAAGTATAGCCCTACTGTTATAGTGGCAGCAATAACTTCTCAAATCAATAAAGCCAAGTTACCAACTCATATAGAAATCAGTGCTACAGATTTTGGACTTCCCAAAGATTCAGTAGTCTTATTAGAACAAATTAGAACAATTGACAAGAAAAGGCTTAGAGAAAAAGTTGGTTTTTTTGATGAAGATATGATGGAAAGAGTTAATGAATGTTTAAAAATCAGTTTAGGACTGATTGATTTTTAG
- a CDS encoding glycosyltransferase family 4 protein, translating to MKVLHLISGGDTGGAKTHVLSLVKELNKKIDVKLICFLEDEFYYEGKSLGIDIEVFKQKKRYDLSVIKRLRDIIINYDYDIIHCHGARANFVGMILKKMVRKPFITTIHSDYRLDFKDNLYKQIVYTTINSLALRFFDYYIAISTNFKKMLVDRGFNTNKIFTVYNGIDFNNDIKITPKELFLKSFGIDPKDKKIVGIMGRLETVKDQETFVKAAIRVLETRDDVIFLIAGSGPEEKRLSQLVNEHGLQESIYFLGFVKEPYSFFNAIDINVLTSKSESFPYVVLEGARMRKPILCTNVGGLGDLVIDDVNGYLFQVGDISSLSNYINFLLDNRSRIEELGENLYKNVVERFSLEKMTNDHIKIYQEILGRRF from the coding sequence ATGAAAGTACTTCATTTGATAAGTGGCGGTGATACTGGCGGAGCAAAAACACACGTATTATCTTTGGTTAAAGAACTAAATAAAAAGATAGACGTAAAATTGATTTGTTTTCTGGAAGATGAATTTTATTATGAAGGAAAATCTTTAGGTATAGATATAGAGGTTTTTAAGCAGAAAAAAAGATATGATTTGTCAGTTATTAAAAGGTTAAGGGATATTATTATAAATTATGATTATGATATCATACATTGTCATGGAGCCAGAGCAAATTTTGTTGGTATGATATTAAAGAAAATGGTTAGAAAGCCTTTTATTACAACTATACACAGTGATTATAGGCTTGATTTTAAGGATAATTTATATAAGCAGATAGTGTATACAACTATAAATTCTCTAGCATTAAGGTTTTTTGATTATTATATAGCTATTTCTACCAATTTTAAAAAGATGCTTGTAGATAGAGGGTTTAATACAAATAAAATTTTTACAGTATATAACGGAATAGACTTTAATAACGATATTAAAATTACACCTAAGGAATTATTTTTAAAAAGTTTTGGAATAGACCCAAAGGATAAGAAAATAGTTGGAATAATGGGTAGGCTTGAAACGGTAAAAGATCAAGAGACCTTTGTTAAAGCTGCTATAAGGGTGTTAGAGACTAGAGATGATGTAATTTTTTTAATAGCTGGTTCAGGACCAGAAGAAAAAAGACTCTCTCAATTAGTTAATGAACATGGACTACAGGAAAGTATCTACTTTTTAGGTTTTGTCAAAGAACCATATTCATTTTTTAATGCTATTGATATTAATGTTTTAACTTCGAAGAGCGAGAGTTTTCCATATGTTGTACTTGAAGGTGCTAGAATGAGAAAACCGATTTTATGTACTAATGTCGGAGGGTTAGGAGACTTAGTAATAGATGATGTTAATGGTTATTTGTTTCAAGTAGGAGATATTTCATCTTTAAGCAATTATATAAATTTTCTTTTGGATAATAGAAGTAGAATTGAAGAATTAGGAGAAAACCTTTATAAAAATGTTGTTGAGAGATTTTCATTAGAGAAAATGACTAATGACCATATAAAAATATATCAAGAAATTTTAGGTAGGAGGTTTTAA
- a CDS encoding DUF4330 domain-containing protein produces the protein MKIIDSKGRIFGLINIIDLTVLLIFALLVVGGGYKLFKSKPNIVVEGQKVLVKLEISNVRKPTVDGIEEGALLYHYDRGQIFGKIVDKKVESYKKAVPTSDGRIVMAEVPGKYVVNLVVEADAIITDQVIIIGGEHTRIGTQFRLKNKNIAVFATVLGVETKVD, from the coding sequence ATGAAAATTATCGATAGTAAAGGTAGAATTTTTGGATTAATAAATATAATTGATTTAACTGTTTTATTAATATTTGCACTTTTAGTAGTAGGAGGAGGATATAAGCTTTTTAAATCTAAACCCAATATAGTAGTAGAAGGTCAAAAAGTTTTAGTTAAGCTTGAAATAAGTAATGTAAGAAAACCTACAGTAGATGGAATAGAGGAAGGCGCATTATTATATCACTATGATAGGGGTCAAATTTTTGGTAAGATAGTCGATAAAAAAGTTGAGAGCTACAAAAAAGCAGTACCTACAAGTGATGGTAGAATAGTTATGGCTGAGGTGCCTGGTAAATATGTTGTTAATTTAGTTGTTGAAGCAGATGCTATTATAACAGATCAAGTTATTATTATAGGTGGGGAACATACAAGAATAGGAACTCAATTTAGATTAAAAAATAAAAACATTGCTGTTTTTGCTACTGTGTTAGGGGTTGAAACTAAAGTAGATTAG
- a CDS encoding O-antigen ligase, with product MVVKALAGLIAILLSIIDIKIGIGLAIFILPFVPKAYSLVYLICLFMVFIFRQIFIVKRDLKKSVLGAFIFALALAMLISTLTSYNPEGSFRDLVIHFSSLGFLIVVVNSIENKKQLNSILTLFVFTTVLVAIYGLYQYKTGIKLDRAWVDVSINPDINTRVFSVFGNPNILAEYLIMSIPISISLFWFTKKLLKKLIFLLSSLILIGTLILTFSRGGWLGFAFGLLIFVVLVEKRLLLSLIPAGVLAIFIMPSSVIHRITTIGNLSDSSNAYRIKVWTITLDIIRDNWMTGVGFGYIPFRETFVKYIRTMNVYHAHNMYLETLAEMGIGGFVLFILFIFIIYKYAIITLMKNNDRYLKTITAGALAGLSSVLFHGLFENVLYLPRIIITFWTLISFILVAVRLSKDERKKTNLDNIDKGVYL from the coding sequence ATGGTGGTAAAAGCATTGGCCGGGCTTATTGCTATATTGCTATCAATAATTGATATAAAAATTGGAATAGGCCTAGCCATTTTTATATTACCTTTTGTACCTAAAGCTTATTCACTGGTATATTTAATATGTTTATTTATGGTCTTTATATTCAGACAAATATTTATAGTTAAGCGAGATTTGAAAAAAAGTGTATTAGGTGCGTTTATTTTTGCTTTAGCACTTGCAATGTTAATATCTACCTTAACTTCTTATAATCCAGAGGGTAGCTTTAGAGATTTAGTGATACATTTTAGCTCTTTAGGGTTTCTTATTGTAGTAGTTAATAGTATTGAAAATAAAAAGCAATTAAATTCTATTTTAACTTTATTTGTCTTTACTACTGTTTTAGTAGCTATATATGGTTTGTATCAATATAAAACTGGTATTAAGCTAGATAGAGCATGGGTTGATGTTTCTATTAATCCTGATATAAATACAAGAGTATTTTCAGTTTTTGGTAATCCTAATATATTAGCAGAGTATCTAATAATGTCAATTCCTATTTCAATATCTTTATTTTGGTTTACAAAAAAGCTTTTGAAAAAATTGATTTTTTTATTGAGTAGTTTGATTCTAATTGGAACATTGATATTAACATTTTCTAGAGGTGGATGGCTAGGATTTGCTTTTGGTTTATTGATATTTGTTGTTTTAGTAGAAAAAAGATTATTATTATCATTAATACCTGCTGGAGTTTTGGCAATTTTTATAATGCCATCTTCTGTAATTCATAGGATTACAACTATTGGGAATTTAAGTGATTCATCAAATGCTTATAGAATAAAGGTATGGACAATAACATTAGATATTATTAGAGATAATTGGATGACTGGAGTTGGTTTTGGTTATATTCCTTTTAGAGAGACATTTGTAAAATATATAAGGACTATGAATGTATATCATGCTCATAATATGTATCTTGAAACCTTAGCTGAAATGGGGATAGGCGGATTTGTCTTATTTATATTATTCATTTTTATAATTTACAAATATGCTATAATAACTTTGATGAAAAATAATGATAGATATTTAAAGACTATAACTGCAGGTGCATTGGCAGGCCTATCATCTGTTTTATTTCATGGTTTATTTGAAAATGTATTGTATTTACCAAGAATAATAATAACATTTTGGACGTTAATATCTTTTATATTGGTTGCTGTTAGATTGTCTAAGGATGAAAGAAAAAAGACAAATCTTGACAATATAGATAAGGGAGTATATCTATGA